From Apium graveolens cultivar Ventura chromosome 9, ASM990537v1, whole genome shotgun sequence, the proteins below share one genomic window:
- the LOC141686259 gene encoding uncharacterized protein LOC141686259 — translation MDFSYLSNIEGDAEDWLIRVRIFRPWEAVNTKENSLISLDMILIDEKGDLMHAAIRKNLVPRFKHLVSEGLVCSLGNVKLAPNTNQYRPLASDKRVLFLPATEVVVLGEDVLSIPKYGFQFVGLPVLQSRANDMTTQSGALIFASTSASKIYVNPDVDHISYVRERFSTLPPKIVTIESPSSAGIPPKEAMFVNRMTLEALVSATCAGELKVDVVTLKATITAINNRFKWYYVSCKECVKKATLRDGVFVCNSCNKPVDRPLAMFCINIQVEDGTGTTTVVLLNYTAERLLDTSALKLMNKMPSGDYPVLPELQVLLGKKYVYKLKLNKYNLVDGLQDYGVSAIFTPVEELEMAYERKTKKLVQVAPSPLGSSTTSVPETSNARKRKLSPVAEAVKTVAGRTP, via the exons ATGGACTTCTCTTATCTTTCTAACATTGAGGGTGATGCGGAGGACTGGTTGATTAGGGTACGTATTTTTAGGCCGTGGGAGGCTGTCAACACAAAGGAGAACAGCTTGATTAGCCTGGATATGATATTGATCGATGAAAAA GGGGATCTTATGCATGCCGCTATCCGTAAGAATTTGGTACCTCGCTTCAAGCACCTTGTCAGTGAGGGGCTGGTATGTAGCCTCGGGAATGTTAAACTTGCACCAAATACGAACCAATATAGGCCCCTTGCTAGCGACAAAAGGGTGCTTTTTCTGCCAGCAACTGAGGTAGTTGTGCTAGGCGAGGATGTTCTCTCCATCCCAAAGTACGGTTTCCAGTTTGTGGGACTGCCTGTGCTACAGAGCCGCGCTAATGACATGACCACTCAATCAG GTGCTTTGATTTTTGCTTCTACTAGCGCTAGCAAGATTTATGTGAACCCAGATGTTGACCACATCTCTTATGTACGAGAAAGGTTCTCTACTTTGCCTCCAAAAATTGTCACTATCGAAAGCCCCAGTTCTGCCGG AATCCCTCCTAAGGAAGCTATGTTTGTTAATCGAATGACTCTGGAGGCACTGGTGAGCGCTACTTGTGCTGGCGAGCTGAAG GTTGATGTTGTGACTTTAAAGGCCACGATAACTGCCATCAATAATCGCTTCAAATGGTATTATGTGTCATGCAAGGAATGTGTGAAGAAGGCCACACTTCGTGATGGGGTTTTTGTCTGCAATTCTTGCAACAAACCAGTTGACCGCCCTCTGGCCAT GTTTTGCATTAATATTCAAGTGGAGGATGGCACAGGAACTACAACTGTTGTTTTGCTCAATTATACTGCTGAGCGTTTGCTGGACACCTCAGCCTTGAAACTAATGAACAAAATGCCATCTGGAGATTATCCGGTTCTCCCCGAGTTGCAGGTGCTTTTGGGTAAGAAATATGTGTATAAGCTGAAGTTGAACAAGTATAATTTGGTTGACGGCCTGCAAGATTATGGGGTGTCAGCAATTTTCACCCCTGTGGAAGAGCTGGAAATGGCTTATGAAAGGAAGACTAAAAAACTTGTGCAA GTTGCTCCCAGTCCGTTGGGATCTTCGACTACCAGTGTTCCAGAGACCAGCAACGCCCGTAAGAGAAAATTATCCCCTGTTGCCGAAGCTGTCAAAACTGTCGCGGGCAGAACCCCTTAG
- the LOC141686260 gene encoding uncharacterized protein LOC141686260, whose amino-acid sequence MTLFAQLYIYDTDHEISNRIGTLQNPERAPDKDIVQGLTQMLDENSNLVRSYRKARDMFEAQPHTTFHLRLPEARTGDGRQYNIPTEYEVGGLIVGELTEKKFERDIIVHHRTRGLTHIDELHPSYMSMAYPLIHPYGEDGYILGITLENRGSQTFKRQALMMCQYYCFRLQQRANEGHTLLLVGRLLQQYIVDAYMTVEQERFRWIQTHQNELRTELYLGLMDAVNHGDSDSSTVGKSVILPSSHTGGPRYRAQNYHDAMAICRWVGYPDLFITFTCNPKWPEINDMLGLIGQKDDSNRVDIVCRMFEIKLQQLMHYIKKEQPFDRVMACLYTIEFQKKGLPHAHILIFLHPSMKNPSPEYIDKIISAEIPDINIDPDGYTAVKKSMLHGPCGQANTSSPCMQQGKCRKFFPKKFNDASTIGEDDYPIYRRRDTGVFVERKGVVLDNRYVIPYNRNLLVKFNAHINVELCNSARSIKYLFKYINKGPDRATAVIETTEERDEIRSYLDCSFFYG is encoded by the exons ATGACACTGTTTGCCCAGCTCTACATATATGACACTGATCATGAGATTAGTAATAGAATTGGCACACTACAAAATCCGGAAAGGGCTCCAGACAAAGACATTGTCCAAGGCTTGACCCAAATGTTAGACGAGAATAGCAATTTAGTGAGATCTTACAGGAAGGCCAGGGACATGTTTGAGGCACAACCACATACCACCTTTCACTTGCGCCTTCCCGAGGCCCGGACCGGAGATGGTAGACAATACAATATCCCAACAGAATATGAGGTGGGTGGCTTGATAGTGGGTGAGCTCACTGAAAAGAAATTTGAGCGTGACATTATTGTGCACCACCGTACGAGAGGGCTAACACATATTGATGAGTTGCACCCAAGTTATATGTCAATGGCATATCCCTTAATTCACCCTTATGGCGAAGATGGCTACATACTAGGTATAACCTTGGAAAACAGGGGCTCACAGACTTTTAAAAGACAAGCATTAATGATGTGCCAGTATTATTGCTTCAGGCTCCAACAAAGAGCCAATGAGGGACATACCTTACTTTTGGTAGGGAGGCTCTTGCAGCAATATATAGTGGATGCTTATATGACAGTTGAACAAGAAAGATTTAGGTGGATTCAGACCCACCAAAATGAGCTCAGAACAGAATTATACTTAGGCTTGATGGATGCGGTTAATCATGGGGACTCGGACAGCTCCACAGTTGGGAAATCAGTAATCTTGCCGTCATCACACACCGGAGGTCCACGTTACAGGGCTCAAAATTACCACGATGCAATGGCAATTTGTAGATGGGTTGGATATCCAGATTTGTTCATTACATTCACATGTAACCCAAAATGGCCCGAGATAAATGATATGCTTGGACTAATCGGGCAAAAAGATGACTCTAATAGAGTTGATATTGTGTGTCGAATGTTTGAGATAAAATTACAGCAGTTGATGCACTACATCAAAAAGGAACAACCATTTGACCGCGTAATGGCGT GTCTATACACCATAGAGTTTCAGAAAAAGGGTTTGCCCCATGCGCACATCCTAATTTTCTTGCACCCGTCAATGAAGAATCCTTCACCAGAATATATTGACAAAATAATAAGTGCAGAGATACCAGATATCAACATCGACCCTGATGGATATACTGCAGTGAAGAAATCTATGCTTCATGGCCCATGTGGCCAGGCCAATACTTCCTCTCCTTGTATGCAACAAGGAAAATGCAGGAAATTTTTCCCAAAAAAGTTTAATGACGCCTCTACAATCGGAGAAGATGATTATCCAATTTATAGGCGTAGAGATACAGGTGTTTTCGTGGAAAGAAAGGGGGTTGTGCTGGACAATCGTTATGTTATCCCTTATAACCGAAATTTATTGGTCAAATTTAATGCTCATATTAATGTGGAACTCTGCAATAGTGCAAGATCGATaaaatatttattcaaatatattaATAAAGGGCCGGATAGAGCAACTGCAGTGATTGAGACCACCGAGGAAAGGGATGAAATTAGATCATATCTTGACTGCAG TTTTTTTTATGGTTAA